One Thomasclavelia spiroformis DSM 1552 DNA window includes the following coding sequences:
- a CDS encoding GNAT family N-acetyltransferase has protein sequence MSNSRVVGMVAYHRYDNNCCEMKRLYVKNKYRGQKIGEKMVRELLKLAKNDGYKEMVLDTIKPLQEAIHLYKKLGFQECDAYYYNPMEDVIYMKKEL, from the coding sequence CTGTCAAACTCCCGAGTAGTAGGGATGGTTGCTTATCATCGTTATGATAATAATTGTTGTGAAATGAAAAGATTGTATGTAAAAAATAAATATCGAGGTCAAAAAATTGGAGAAAAGATGGTAAGAGAATTATTAAAACTTGCTAAAAATGATGGCTACAAGGAAATGGTTTTAGATACGATCAAACCATTACAAGAAGCAATTCATTTATATAAAAAGCTAGGTTTTCAAGAATGTGATGCCTATTATTATAATCCAATGGAAGATGTAATTTATATGAAAAAAGAATTATAA
- a CDS encoding ATP-binding protein, which yields MTMKKVLGCIRKADQEFDMIQDNDKICVGVSGGKDSVLLLYCLSLYKKFADVKFDVVGVHVEMGFPNMDFSEVDAFCRKNEIELYHEPSDVYEILKLNKTDDGRLQCSLCSKFKKALVIDGAKKYGCNKVAFAHHGDDAVETLFMNMVYGGKIATFTPKMYLSRTDMNFIRPLVYAYESDIVAAVKEANIPIVESTCPADKHTKREEFKQLLNDLYKKYPQAKNNLLTSLTNEKNTMLWKKTPRKK from the coding sequence ATGACAATGAAAAAAGTATTAGGATGTATTCGTAAAGCTGATCAGGAATTTGATATGATCCAAGATAATGATAAAATTTGTGTGGGTGTTTCTGGAGGAAAAGATTCAGTACTATTATTATACTGTTTATCTCTTTATAAAAAATTTGCTGATGTTAAATTTGATGTTGTTGGTGTTCATGTTGAAATGGGATTTCCTAATATGGATTTTAGTGAAGTTGATGCTTTTTGTAGAAAGAATGAAATTGAACTTTATCATGAACCTAGTGATGTTTATGAAATCCTTAAATTAAATAAAACCGATGATGGTAGATTACAATGTTCACTATGTTCAAAATTTAAAAAAGCTTTAGTTATTGATGGAGCAAAGAAATATGGTTGTAATAAAGTTGCTTTTGCTCATCATGGTGATGATGCTGTAGAAACTTTATTTATGAATATGGTTTATGGTGGTAAAATTGCAACATTTACACCAAAGATGTATTTAAGTAGAACTGATATGAATTTTATTCGTCCTTTAGTATATGCTTACGAATCTGACATCGTTGCAGCAGTAAAAGAAGCAAATATTCCTATCGTTGAATCAACTTGTCCAGCTGATAAACATACTAAACGTGAGGAGTTTAAACAATTATTAAATGATTTGTATAAAAAATACCCTCAAGCTAAAAATAACTTGCTTACTAGTTTAACTAATGAAAAAAATACGATGTTATGGAAAAAGACTCCTCGTAAAAAATAA
- the tyrS gene encoding tyrosine--tRNA ligase — protein MKIYDELVWRGLIKDVSSPDLEEKLNNGGMTFYIGTDPTGDSLHIGHFSSFLISKRLKDAGHNPILLVGGATGLIGDPKPDTERPMITKETVEHNFNCLKKQAQDIFGFEVVNNFDWSKDLNFIDFLRDYGKYFNVNYMLNKDIVKRRLDAGITYTEFSYMIMQAMDFEWLYNNKNCVMQVAGQDQWGNITAGIELIRKKDGKEAYGFTMPLLTKSDGTKFGKTNGKAIWLDKEKTSPYEMYQFFINSEDEKVIDYLKFLTFLTPEEIMELEEKNKTQPHLREAHQALAREVITFLHGKEAYEEAQNISKMLFSGQIQSLTLDQVKVCFEGVASVDVNEDLNILDALITCGGAKSKREAREFVNGGSVLINGERIKDVDFVVKKENAFGNEATVIRRGKKNYFVIKHV, from the coding sequence ATGAAGATTTATGATGAATTAGTATGGCGTGGGCTAATTAAGGACGTTAGTTCACCAGATTTAGAAGAGAAATTAAATAATGGGGGAATGACTTTTTATATTGGAACTGATCCTACTGGAGATAGTTTACATATTGGACATTTTTCATCTTTTTTAATTTCTAAACGTTTAAAAGATGCTGGACATAATCCAATTTTATTAGTTGGTGGTGCAACAGGTTTAATTGGTGATCCAAAGCCAGATACTGAAAGACCGATGATTACTAAAGAAACAGTAGAACATAATTTTAATTGTCTAAAAAAACAAGCACAAGATATTTTTGGATTTGAAGTTGTAAATAACTTTGATTGGTCAAAAGATCTTAATTTTATTGATTTTTTAAGAGACTATGGTAAATATTTCAATGTTAATTATATGCTTAACAAAGATATTGTAAAACGTCGTTTAGATGCAGGAATCACATATACAGAATTTTCATATATGATCATGCAAGCTATGGATTTTGAATGGCTTTATAATAACAAAAATTGTGTAATGCAAGTTGCTGGTCAAGATCAATGGGGTAATATTACGGCAGGAATTGAATTAATTAGAAAAAAAGATGGTAAAGAAGCTTATGGTTTCACAATGCCATTATTAACTAAGAGTGATGGAACTAAATTTGGTAAAACAAATGGTAAAGCTATTTGGTTAGACAAAGAAAAAACATCACCATATGAGATGTATCAATTCTTTATTAACTCAGAAGATGAGAAAGTAATTGATTACTTAAAATTCTTAACATTTTTAACGCCAGAAGAAATCATGGAATTAGAAGAAAAAAATAAAACACAACCACATTTAAGAGAAGCTCATCAAGCATTAGCTCGTGAAGTAATTACTTTCTTACATGGTAAAGAAGCATACGAAGAAGCACAAAATATTTCTAAAATGTTATTTTCAGGACAAATTCAATCACTTACATTAGATCAAGTAAAAGTATGTTTTGAAGGAGTAGCAAGTGTTGATGTAAATGAAGATTTAAATATTTTAGATGCTTTAATCACTTGTGGTGGAGCAAAAAGTAAACGCGAAGCTAGAGAATTTGTAAACGGTGGTTCTGTTTTAATTAATGGTGAAAGAATCAAAGATGTTGACTTTGTTGTAAAAAAAGAAAATGCTTTTGGAAATGAAGCTACTGTAATACGTCGTGGTAAAAAGAATTATTTTGTAATTAAACATGTTTAA
- the truB gene encoding tRNA pseudouridine(55) synthase TruB, with protein sequence MDGIILINKPSGMTSHDVVNKLRKILKTKKVGHCGTLDPDATGVLVVCVNKATKVLQFLTSDSKEYIATLSLGTSTDTYDASGKVLEKKEYSGLDKQVIIDCFNNFVGKQIQKPPIYSAIKVNGKKLYEYARNGEEVEIPTREVEINYLEIMDIKDNLIKFKVGCSKGTYIRSLCFDLAKALGYPGHMQDLIRTKSGNFSIEKCYTLEQIENGDFEYLSLEEALNSYRKIVIENEKIVYHGKKIKSDIDEQVVICNKNNQVLAMYGPDGNGYLKNIRGLW encoded by the coding sequence ATGGATGGAATAATATTAATAAATAAACCTAGTGGCATGACTAGTCATGATGTTGTTAATAAATTAAGAAAGATTTTAAAAACAAAAAAAGTTGGACATTGTGGTACTTTAGATCCTGATGCTACAGGAGTATTAGTTGTTTGTGTAAATAAAGCAACAAAAGTTTTACAGTTTTTAACAAGTGATAGTAAAGAATATATTGCAACTCTATCTTTAGGAACAAGTACTGATACTTATGATGCTAGTGGTAAAGTTTTAGAAAAGAAAGAATATAGTGGTTTAGATAAACAAGTAATTATTGATTGTTTTAATAATTTTGTAGGTAAGCAAATACAAAAACCACCTATTTATTCAGCAATTAAAGTTAATGGTAAAAAATTGTATGAATATGCAAGAAATGGTGAAGAAGTAGAAATTCCTACAAGAGAAGTTGAAATTAATTATCTTGAAATTATGGATATAAAAGATAATTTAATTAAGTTTAAAGTTGGTTGTTCTAAAGGAACGTATATTCGTTCGTTATGTTTTGATTTGGCTAAAGCATTAGGTTATCCTGGTCATATGCAAGATTTAATAAGAACTAAATCAGGTAATTTTAGTATTGAAAAATGTTATACATTAGAGCAGATTGAAAATGGTGATTTTGAATATCTTAGTTTAGAAGAAGCATTAAATAGTTATAGAAAAATTGTTATTGAAAATGAAAAAATTGTTTATCATGGTAAAAAGATTAAATCTGATATCGATGAACAAGTAGTTATTTGTAATAAAAACAACCAAGTATTGGCTATGTATGGACCTGATGGTAATGGGTATTTGAAAAATATTAGAGGACTATGGTAA
- the ribF gene encoding riboflavin biosynthesis protein RibF — MEIIYLNKECNDDLKDSCVALGFFDGMHLGHQKLVEKVIEVANKKNLKKALLTFDQHPKSYLANVSFKELMSLDDKAMFLEEYGFDYLFVLKFDFELASMRALDFINEFIVKTNIKHIICGFDFHFGKNGEGNFETLIQNEKNNYEVSVIKKQEYNHHKISSSYLKEALTNGNVELVEKLLGRYYCVSGKVVHGLKNGRKIGFPTVNIDANNYFLPKNGVYGVIIVIDGKRYLGMANLGYNPTFNVLTKVSLEVNIFDFDQDVYGKYVTVFFIKKIRYEKRFNSIDELINQLNQDRKQIKNEIQLINE, encoded by the coding sequence ATGGAAATAATTTATTTAAATAAAGAATGTAATGATGATTTAAAGGATAGTTGTGTTGCATTAGGTTTTTTTGATGGGATGCACTTAGGACATCAAAAATTAGTAGAGAAAGTTATTGAAGTCGCTAATAAAAAAAATTTAAAAAAAGCATTATTGACATTTGATCAACATCCTAAGTCTTATCTTGCAAATGTTTCGTTTAAAGAATTAATGAGTTTAGATGATAAAGCGATGTTTTTAGAAGAATATGGCTTTGATTATTTGTTTGTATTAAAATTTGATTTTGAACTAGCAAGTATGAGAGCACTTGATTTTATTAATGAATTTATTGTTAAAACGAATATTAAACATATAATTTGTGGTTTTGATTTTCATTTTGGAAAAAATGGAGAAGGTAATTTTGAAACATTAATACAAAATGAAAAAAATAATTATGAAGTATCTGTAATCAAAAAACAAGAATATAATCATCATAAAATCTCTTCATCATATTTAAAAGAAGCATTAACAAATGGTAATGTTGAATTAGTTGAAAAATTATTGGGAAGATATTATTGTGTTAGTGGAAAAGTTGTTCATGGTTTGAAAAATGGACGTAAGATAGGTTTTCCAACTGTTAATATTGATGCAAATAATTATTTTTTACCTAAAAATGGGGTATACGGCGTTATTATTGTAATTGATGGTAAAAGATATTTAGGAATGGCTAATCTTGGTTATAATCCAACTTTTAATGTTTTAACAAAAGTATCTTTAGAAGTTAATATTTTTGATTTTGATCAAGATGTTTATGGTAAATATGTAACAGTGTTCTTTATTAAAAAAATTCGTTATGAAAAAAGATTTAATTCAATTGATGAATTAATTAATCAATTGAATCAAGATCGTAAGCAAATAAAAAATGAAATCCAGCTTATAAATGAATAA